The Malus sylvestris chromosome 12, drMalSylv7.2, whole genome shotgun sequence genome contains a region encoding:
- the LOC126594459 gene encoding ankyrin repeat-containing protein BDA1-like isoform X5 → MEITRHDEDEVYTESRITRHGEDEVYKASRTGGVEYLNRLIENDPEILRRISLQAGETGTPLHVSALLGHAEFTKALCTHNPKLAEQVDADRRTPLHLASAEGHKDTVEALLSVYAEACLRYDENGRIPLHYAAMRGEVEVLQKLIDKNPESIYVKVENKSKETVLHLCIKHNQLECLKLLVERVDSNGEFLNSRAGCDGGVTILHLALMLRQIKTIRYLLSVDAIRAEAIGMNGMSLTMLDILEYSSIAREDFSRSLEIQQILIDAELTRRENDENDKPNSDVAAADVKGSKPARRWWIKLMKWVRYPSDWLVETRGMLMVVATMISTMTFQAVVNPPGGVWQSDDTNSTKAGCAADNICIAGTAVLGYVWEHDFVTFIKYNTTSFLASLCVTLLLISGFPLHNRLCMWLLSMSMCVTLTFLALTYLQVLFLIIPGNSIYDSYFSIYKNCFYPWIALLVIVGVIHTIRFLIWVVKRLRPQYFRTKSGLRNMIATGSFSCNDPMRFQEIDLQPV, encoded by the exons atggagaTCACACGACATGATGAAGATGAAGTGTACACGGAGTCACGGATCACACGGCATGGTGAAGACGAAGTGTACAAGGCATCACGGACTGGGGGTGTAGAATACTTAAACAGGTTGATTGAAAATGACCCAGAAATTCTAAGGAGAATATCCCTGCAGGCCGGCGAAACCGGAACGCCCTTGCATGTTTCAGCTTTGCTCGGCCACGCTGAATTTACCAAAGCCCTTTGCACTCACAATCCCAAACTTGCAGAGCAGGTGGATGCCGACAGACGCACACCCCTGCACTTGGCTTCTGCTGAGGGCCACAAGGACACTGTCGAAGCTTTGTTATCTGTGTATGCTGAAGCGTGCTTGCGTTATGATGAAAACGGAAGAATCCCTCTTCACTATGCAGCCATGAGAGGAGAAGTTGAGGTGCTCCAGAAGTTGATTGATAAAAATCCTGAGTCCATTTATGTCAAAGTTGAAAACAAATCGAAAGAAACAGTTTTGCACTTGTGTATTAAACACAACCAGTTAGAGTGCTTGAAACTGTTGGTTGAAAGAGTCGACAGCAATGGTGAGTTCCTCAACTCAAGAGCTGGCTGTGATGGTGGTGTGACCATCCTGCACTTAGCATTGATGCTAAGGCAAATTAAg ACTATACGTTACCTGCTTTCCGTTGATGCTATAAGAGCAGAAGCAATTGGAATGAATGGGATGTCTCTGACCATGTTAGATATCTTAGAGTACAGCAGCATTGCAAGAGAGGACTTTAGCAGAAGCTTAGAAATTCAACAGATTCTGATAGACGCCGAATTAACCAGAagagaaaatgatgaaaatgataAGCCTAACTCAGATGTTGCCGCTGCTGATGTTAAGGGATCAAAGCCAGCAAGGCGGTGGTGGATAAAATTGATGAAATGGGTGAGATATCCGAGTGATTGGTTGGTCGAGACACGTGGCATGCTGATGGTTGTGGCTACGATGATCTCGACCATGACTTTTCAAGCCGTAGTTAACCCACCTGGTGGTGTTTGGCAAAGTGATGATACCAACTCTACCAAAGCTGGTTGCGCTGCAGATAATATATGTATTGCTGGAACTGCAGTGTTAGGCTACGTTTGGGAACACGATTTCGTCACTTTCATAAAATACAATACCACCTCGTTCCTTGCTTCTTTGTGTGTCACACTTTTGCTCATTAGTGGATTTCCTCTCCACAATCGGTTGTGCATGTGGCTCTTATCGATGTCCATGTGCGTCACCCTTACATTCCTGGCACTCACCTACCTCCAAGTGCTGTTCTTGATCATCCCTGGTAACAGCATTTACGATTCATATTTCAGCATTTACAAGAATTGCTTTTATCCTTGGATTGCGTTGCTGGTCATAGTCGGTGTAATTCACACTATTCGGTTTCTTATTTGGGTGGTGAAGAGGTTGCGGCCTCAATACTTCAGGACAAAATCGGGTCTCAGGAACATGATCGCCACTGGCTCCTTTTCATGTAACGATCCAATGCGTTTCCAAGAGATTGATTTACAACCAGTGTGA